The following coding sequences lie in one Apium graveolens cultivar Ventura chromosome 3, ASM990537v1, whole genome shotgun sequence genomic window:
- the LOC141712718 gene encoding uncharacterized protein LOC141712718 — protein MSSSMLKLVILTALVATSCMAQAPGGAPTVSPTATPTPTPSPSPSMVPPTPTPSPSPTPVPAPAPAPESPSPAPEGPSESPTPSEGAPAPAPEGTTGDESPSGSFTDGWVHRAVIVGTAVTATCLSMALM, from the coding sequence ATGAGTTCCTCAATGTTGAAACTCGTCATCTTAACAGCTCTTGTAGCCACCTCATGCATGGCACAAGCCCCGGGAGGTGCACCCACAGTCTCACCCACAGCCACACCCACACCCACACCATCACCATCACCATCAATGGTTCCACCAACACCAACTCCCTCGCCTTCACCTACTCCGGTTCCAGCTCCCGCACCGGCTCCCGAGAGTCCTTCACCGGCCCCCGAGGGTCCTTCTGAGTCTCCAACCCCTTCAGAGGGTGCTCCAGCCCCGGCTCCTGAGGGAACCACCGGAGATGAATCTCCCAGCGGTAGCTTTACCGACGGTTGGGTTCACCGGGCAGTCATCGTCGGGACTGCTGTCACTGCCACGTGTCTCTCCATGGCTTTAATGTGA
- the LOC141714552 gene encoding uncharacterized protein LOC141714552, translated as MKVIANRMKKVLETVISGTQSAFLPGRLISDNIMVSFEIMHYLKRKKFGKEGCMVIKSDMSKAYDRIEWRFLRVHGDFESDLIKPSRGLRQGDPLSPYLFIVCTKGLSALISHYESKKWLTGVKICRRVPVVNHTLFSDDIYLYCKEDTGEAMKYNKDLICQNLQIKEADNSSKYLGLPNILGRNKSVVFSYLKDKVKASIQNWSEKNVSKPAKEILLKMVTQALPSFSMNIFLLPMELVKDIEKCMSKFFWSTSKKSKSRISWMAWHRMSKHKYEGGMGFRCLRDFNMAMLGKQCWRQLTNPDSLVAHVYKARYYADKDFMEAELGNSPSFIWHSMWEAKNVISSGSCWRIGNGNNVSILQQPWLQNVENPYIVTNSPAISQQKVASLFRTDAKQWDIEIIQDVFEERDQQSILNTMIEQGLEKDVLCWKHEHSGQYSVKSAYRLIQSQKVVGNEEDNSTFWRWINMEEDRDFVKWLDRVLAKLMNPMLAETMAIKEVLTREKQIEWREVIIESDCLVVIQMIRSVAPMRSRLGMVVEDGREIVRQSNNNKLVFVKRSANIPAHELAHVSYMYPDCIFYWESVPVRIKVCIHQDLME; from the exons ATGAAAGTAATTGCAAACCGAATGAAGAAAGTGTTAGAAACTGTGATCTCGGGCACTCAAAGTGCTTTCTTACCAGGTCGGTTGATTTCTGATAATATCATGGTGTCATTTGAGATTATGCATTACTTGAAACGCAAGAAGTTCGGAAAAGAAGGTTGCATGGTCATTAAATCGGATATGTCCAAAGCTTATGATCGAATCGAATGGAGATTTTTGAGGG TCCATGGTGATTTTGAGAGTGACTTGATTAAGCCAAGTAGAGGTTTGAGACAGGGAGACCCCTTGTCGCCTTATCTCTTTATTGTTTGTACAAAGGGCTTATCTGCTCTAATCTCCCATTACGAATCAAAAAAATGGCTGACGGGCGTCAAAATTTGCAGGCGAGTTCCAGTTGTCAATCATACACTATTCTCTGATGATATCTATCTTTATTGTAAGGAGGATACAGGAGAAGCAATGAAA TACAATAAGGATCTGATCTGCCAAAATCTGCAAATTAAGGAAGCTGATAACTCCTCTAAGTACCTGGGATTGCCAAATATATTGGGGAGGAACAAATCAGTGGTCTTTAGTTATTTAAAAGATAAAGTGAAGGCCAGTATCCAAAATTGGAGTGAGAAGAATGTTTCGAAGCCAGCCAAAGAAATTTTACTGAAAATGGTAACTCAAGCTCTACCATCATTTTCTATGAACATATTCTTACTACCAATGGAGCTTGTCAAAGATATCGAAAAATGTATGTCCAAATTTTTCTGGAGTACTTCAAAGAAAAGCAAGTCAAGGATCAGTTGGATGGCCTGGCATAGAATGTCAAAGCATAAATATGAAGGTGGCATGGGGTTCAGGTGTTTAAGGGACTTTAATATGGCCATGCTGGGAAAGCAATGTTGGCGTCAGTTGACGAACCCAGATAGCTTGGTGGCTCATGTATATAAAGCTAGATACTATGCAGATAAGGATTTTATGGAGGCTGAGTTGGGAAATAGTCCCAGCTTCATATGGCATAGTATGTGGGAAGCCAAAAATGTAATTTCTTCAGGTTCATGTTGGAGGATAGGTAATGGCAATAACGTGTCAATTTTGCAGCAGCCTTGGTTACAAAATGTCGAAAACCCGTACATCGTCACGAACTCTCCTGCTATATCTCAACAAAAGGTGGCTTCTCTATTCCGCACTGATGCAAAACAATGGGACATCGAAATAATTCAAGACGTTTTTGAAGAACGAGATCAACAGAGTATTTTAAATACCATGATTGAACAGGGGCTCGAGAAAGATGTTCTATGCTGGAAACACGAGCACTCTGGTCAGTATTCAGTAAAGAGCGCTTATAGATTGATTCAGAGCCAGAAAGTAGTAGGGAATGAGGAAGATAATAGTACATTTTGGAGAT GGATCAATATGGAGGAGGATAGAGATTTTGTAAAATGGTTAGACAGAGTACTAGCAA AGCTCATGAATCCTATGTTGGCAGAAACAATGGCGATTAAAGAAGTTTTGACCCGGGAGAAACAAATTGAGTGGAGGGAAGTCATAATTGAATCTGATTGTTTGGTCGTCATACAAATGATTCGAAGTGTAGCACCTATGAGATCAAGGCTTGGGATGGTGGTTGAAGATGGCAGAGAGATAGTTCGTCAATCCAACAACAATAAGTTGGTTTTTGTAAAGCGATCTGCGAATATACCGGCTCATGAGTTAGCACATGTATCGTATATGTATCCTGATTGCATTTTTTATTGGGAATCTGTCCCAGTTAGAATCAAAGTTTGTATTCACCAAGATTTAATGGAGTAA